One Punica granatum isolate Tunisia-2019 chromosome 3, ASM765513v2, whole genome shotgun sequence genomic window carries:
- the LOC116201989 gene encoding aldehyde dehydrogenase family 3 member H1-like isoform X1, translating to MACLSANTFQVLRAAGGCGRTLVFGYHFTAKSDLPLLPVLSSCPAISLLCRSASASGTFPVMAEEENRVFGASEASLLIRELRDSFKSGRTKSYDWRVSQLRGIEKMIEEREKDIIQALYMDLSKPELESFFSEISTSKSSCKKALKELKKWMMPEKVKTSMTTYPSSAEIVSEPLGVVLVISAWNYPFLLSLDPVIGAIAAGNAVVLKPSEIAPATSSLLARLLEEYLDKSAIRVVEGAVPETTALLDQKWDKIMYTGSGRVGRIVMAAAARHLTPVILELGGKCPAIVDSNVKLEVCVRRIIAGKWAANSGQACISIDYIITTKQFAPKLIDALKKGIEESFGEKPIESPDMSRIVNAFHFKRLVNLLDEERVYHKIVLGGQREEKLLKIAPTVLLDVPEDSQIMQEEIFGPMLPILTVENLEEGFEVVNSKPKPLAAYLFTNNEQLKKEFVQNVSAGGMLVNDAILHVTVPGLPFGGIGESGIGAYHGKFSFDAFSHKKGVMYRSFEGDSSVRYPPYTPKKQRLLKALINGNIIGIILALISWYRK from the exons ATGGCCTGCCTCTCCGCTAATACTTTCCAAGTTTTAAG GGCAGCTGGTGGATGCGGCCGGACTCTCGTATTTGGATACCATTTTACAGCTAAATCCGATCTGCCGCTTCTTCCTGTCCTTAGCTCTTGTCCCGCCATCTCCCTTCTTTG TCGCTCTGCCTCTGCATCTGGGACGTTTCCGGTGATGGCTGAGGAGGAGAACAGAGTGTTCGGCGCGAGCGAGGCCTCACTGTTGATTCGGGAGCTCAGGGACAGCTTCAAGTCAGGCAGGACGAAGAGCTACGACTGGAGGGTTTCCCAGCTCAGAGGCATCGAGAAGATGATcgaggagagggagaaggaCATTATCCAAGCTCTTTACATGGACCTCTCGAAGCCTGAGCTCGAATCATTCTTCTCCGAG ATTTCCACATCGAAGTCATCATGTAAGAAGGCCCTCAAGGAGTTAAAGAAATGGATGATGCCGGAGAAG GTCAAAACTTCGATGACGACTTACCCTTCTTCAGCAGAAATAGTGTCGGAACCACTCGGGGTTGTTCTGGTCATTTCGGCATGGAACTATCCTTTCT TGTTATCGCTAGACCCAGTTATAGGAGCTATAGCTGCGGGCAATGCTGTCGTATTAAAACCATCGGAAATTGCTCCAGCCACTTCGTCGCTTCTGGCAAGACTACTGGAGGAGTATTTGGACAAGAGCGCTATCAGAGTCGTCGAAGGAGCAGTTCCTGAGACAACCGCTCTACTGGACCAGAAGTGGGACAAGATAATGTACACAG GCAGTGGTAGAGTGGGTCGAATAGTTATGGCTGCTGCTGCGAGGCACCTCACTCCGGTAATTCTCGAACTCGGAGGAAAATGCCCAGCCATCGTTGATTCAAATGTCAAGTTAGAG GTCTGTGTGAGGAGGATAATAGCAGGAAAATGGGCTGCTAATAGCGGGCAAGCTTGCATCAGTATTGACTACATCATTACGACGAAACAATTCGCTCCCAAATTG ATTGATGCTCTCAAAAAAGGGATCGAGGAATCCTTCGGTGAGAAGCCGATTGAATCGCCGGACATGTCTCGTATAGTGAACGCATTTCACTTCAAACGTTTGGTAAACCTCTTGGACGAGGAACGGGTCTATCACAAGATTGTCCTCGGGGGACAAAGAGAGGAGAAGCTACT AAAGATTGCTCCGACTGTCCTGTTGGATGTTCCCGAGGATTCGCAGATAATGCAGGAGGAAATATTCGGGCCAATGCTGCCCATTCTCACG GTTGAAAATTTAGAGGAAGGTTTTGAGGTCGTAAACTCGAAACCGAAGCCTCTAGCAGCGTATCTCTTCACCAACAATGAACAGCTGAAGAAGGAATTTGTTCAGAATGTATCTGCTGGAGGAATGCTTGTTAATGATGCAATCCTACAT GTTACTGTTCCAGGATTGCCTTTTGGTGGGATCGGTGAGAGCGGGATTGGTGCATACCATGGTAAATTTTCATTCGATGCGTTTAGCCACAAGAAGGGAGTTATGTACAGAAGTTTCGAGGGAGACTCATCCGTGAGGTACCCTCCATACACGCCGAAGAAGCAGAGGCTGTTGAAGGCCCTGATAAATGGAAACATTATCGGCATTATTCTTGCTTTGATTAGTTGGTACAGGAAATGA
- the LOC116200082 gene encoding uncharacterized protein LOC116200082: MLPLKLVRSLVLKESLHAPLPHDPSHSSDDDSDGAAATSGTPILVFLPTRELVTDTYRLATIARDMGMDLHPTPSLSHIIFTYPSSPSSPSPSSSSSSASPLSSFPSSSSSLLLLSDAVPLPFPSLSPASISALRHFASLSRGLFKLVLVKHFRDFGELDGSAFRNWNCCSVSLFSRLSRERIGTMDGFSRALAGNGWTLFKTWKDPSVGPADPGHARGGNAVYLFRKVDSNRVRVRRDNGECRIRELRLPALDFRNAPLRILQYVVLMTDDVFYLA; this comes from the coding sequence ATGCTGCCTTTGAAGCTCGTCCGCTCTCTGGTACTGAAGGAGTCCCTCCACGCCCCTCTCCCCCACGACCCTTCACATTCCTCCGACGACGACAGCGACGGCGCTGCCGCCACCTCAGGAACCCCGATCCTCGTCTTCCTCCCCACCAGAGAGCTCGTCACTGACACCTACAGGCTGGCCACCATCGCCAGGGACATGGGCATGGACCTCCACCCCACCCCTTCCCTCTCCCACATCATCTTCACCTACCcatcttccccttcctccCCCTCCCCGTCATCCTCTTCCTCGTCGGCTTCGCCATTATCCTCCTTCCCTTCCTCCTCGTCCTCCCTGCTGCTCCTCAGCGACGCCGTCCCCCTCCCCTTCCCTTCTCTCTCCCCCGCCTCGATCTCCGCCCTCCGGCATTTCGCCTCCCTCTCCAGGGGCCTCTTCAAGCTCGTCCTCGTCAAGCACTTCCGGGATTTCGGGGAGCTCGATGGCTCCGCCTTCAGGAACTGGAACTGCTGCTCCGTCTCTCTCTTCTCGCGGCTGAGCCGCGAGAGGATTGGGACGATGGACGGGTTCTCTCGGGCTCTGGCTGGGAATGGGTGGACCCTTTTCAAGACCTGGAAGGACCCCAGCGTGGGGCCCGCAGATCCCGGCCATGCCCGCGGAGGCAATGCGGTGTACCTCTTCAGGAAGGTGGACTCGAACCGGGTTCGGGTCCGTCGGGATAATGGGGAGTGCAGGATTAGGGAGTTGAGGCTGCCAGCATTGGATTTCAGGAATGCCCCACTGAGGATTTTGCAGTATGTTGTGCTGATGACCGATGATGTCTTCTATCTAGCATGA
- the LOC116201989 gene encoding aldehyde dehydrogenase family 3 member H1-like isoform X2 — MLWAAGGCGRTLVFGYHFTAKSDLPLLPVLSSCPAISLLCRSASASGTFPVMAEEENRVFGASEASLLIRELRDSFKSGRTKSYDWRVSQLRGIEKMIEEREKDIIQALYMDLSKPELESFFSEISTSKSSCKKALKELKKWMMPEKVKTSMTTYPSSAEIVSEPLGVVLVISAWNYPFLLSLDPVIGAIAAGNAVVLKPSEIAPATSSLLARLLEEYLDKSAIRVVEGAVPETTALLDQKWDKIMYTGSGRVGRIVMAAAARHLTPVILELGGKCPAIVDSNVKLEVCVRRIIAGKWAANSGQACISIDYIITTKQFAPKLIDALKKGIEESFGEKPIESPDMSRIVNAFHFKRLVNLLDEERVYHKIVLGGQREEKLLKIAPTVLLDVPEDSQIMQEEIFGPMLPILTVENLEEGFEVVNSKPKPLAAYLFTNNEQLKKEFVQNVSAGGMLVNDAILHVTVPGLPFGGIGESGIGAYHGKFSFDAFSHKKGVMYRSFEGDSSVRYPPYTPKKQRLLKALINGNIIGIILALISWYRK, encoded by the exons ATGCTCTG GGCAGCTGGTGGATGCGGCCGGACTCTCGTATTTGGATACCATTTTACAGCTAAATCCGATCTGCCGCTTCTTCCTGTCCTTAGCTCTTGTCCCGCCATCTCCCTTCTTTG TCGCTCTGCCTCTGCATCTGGGACGTTTCCGGTGATGGCTGAGGAGGAGAACAGAGTGTTCGGCGCGAGCGAGGCCTCACTGTTGATTCGGGAGCTCAGGGACAGCTTCAAGTCAGGCAGGACGAAGAGCTACGACTGGAGGGTTTCCCAGCTCAGAGGCATCGAGAAGATGATcgaggagagggagaaggaCATTATCCAAGCTCTTTACATGGACCTCTCGAAGCCTGAGCTCGAATCATTCTTCTCCGAG ATTTCCACATCGAAGTCATCATGTAAGAAGGCCCTCAAGGAGTTAAAGAAATGGATGATGCCGGAGAAG GTCAAAACTTCGATGACGACTTACCCTTCTTCAGCAGAAATAGTGTCGGAACCACTCGGGGTTGTTCTGGTCATTTCGGCATGGAACTATCCTTTCT TGTTATCGCTAGACCCAGTTATAGGAGCTATAGCTGCGGGCAATGCTGTCGTATTAAAACCATCGGAAATTGCTCCAGCCACTTCGTCGCTTCTGGCAAGACTACTGGAGGAGTATTTGGACAAGAGCGCTATCAGAGTCGTCGAAGGAGCAGTTCCTGAGACAACCGCTCTACTGGACCAGAAGTGGGACAAGATAATGTACACAG GCAGTGGTAGAGTGGGTCGAATAGTTATGGCTGCTGCTGCGAGGCACCTCACTCCGGTAATTCTCGAACTCGGAGGAAAATGCCCAGCCATCGTTGATTCAAATGTCAAGTTAGAG GTCTGTGTGAGGAGGATAATAGCAGGAAAATGGGCTGCTAATAGCGGGCAAGCTTGCATCAGTATTGACTACATCATTACGACGAAACAATTCGCTCCCAAATTG ATTGATGCTCTCAAAAAAGGGATCGAGGAATCCTTCGGTGAGAAGCCGATTGAATCGCCGGACATGTCTCGTATAGTGAACGCATTTCACTTCAAACGTTTGGTAAACCTCTTGGACGAGGAACGGGTCTATCACAAGATTGTCCTCGGGGGACAAAGAGAGGAGAAGCTACT AAAGATTGCTCCGACTGTCCTGTTGGATGTTCCCGAGGATTCGCAGATAATGCAGGAGGAAATATTCGGGCCAATGCTGCCCATTCTCACG GTTGAAAATTTAGAGGAAGGTTTTGAGGTCGTAAACTCGAAACCGAAGCCTCTAGCAGCGTATCTCTTCACCAACAATGAACAGCTGAAGAAGGAATTTGTTCAGAATGTATCTGCTGGAGGAATGCTTGTTAATGATGCAATCCTACAT GTTACTGTTCCAGGATTGCCTTTTGGTGGGATCGGTGAGAGCGGGATTGGTGCATACCATGGTAAATTTTCATTCGATGCGTTTAGCCACAAGAAGGGAGTTATGTACAGAAGTTTCGAGGGAGACTCATCCGTGAGGTACCCTCCATACACGCCGAAGAAGCAGAGGCTGTTGAAGGCCCTGATAAATGGAAACATTATCGGCATTATTCTTGCTTTGATTAGTTGGTACAGGAAATGA
- the LOC116200080 gene encoding uncharacterized protein LOC116200080: MGKDKLSQTTNGEAINEGCSSSESNESGTLSRNSLEKEAGLPICRVCQCVESDKRGDIALEFLGITPPVQESNKSNGDPKADSKLESSRNDRRDSGFIEIISPEGEIYICSTDLEMGHQGDSLLELGCSCKSDLALVHYACALKWFINHGSTVCEICGHVAKNIRLADFKKVVSSLKDYEVLRERTASGEPNPVQVHASTGVDPDAVAAVRRQRLSEISLWFNPNHYSNNVHAVQNSAAASQAASEPPSATVPEDNAPAENPATKWAVEGTGILLATGLLTVTLAWLIAPRVGKKTAQSGLHILLGGVCALTVVVFFRFFVLTRIKYGPARYWAILFVFWFLVFGIWASRTHGAHGA; this comes from the exons ATGGGTAAAGACAAACTTTCACAAACCACCAACGGTGAAGCCATCAACGAGGGTTGCTCATCTAGTGAGAGTAATGAATCGGGAACCTTATCACGTAACAGTTTAGAAAAGGAGGCAGGTCTTCCAATTTGCCGTGTCTGCCAGTGCGTCGAATCCGACAAGCGTGGGGACATTGCATTGGAGTTTTTGGGCATTACTCCTCCTGTACAGGAATCAAATAAAAGCAATGGGGATCCAAAGGCTGATTCCAAGCTTGAAAGTTCAAGGAATGATAGGAGAGATTCTGGATTTATCGAGATAATCAGCCCAGAAGGGGAGATCTATATTTGTAGCACTGATTTGGAAATGGGTCATCAAGGAGACTCTCTGTTGGAGCTTGGCTGTTCTTGTAAAAGCGATTTAGCACTTGTACATTATGCTTGTGCACTCAAATGGTTTATTAACCATGGATCGACCGTGTGCGAAATATGTGGGCATGTAGCCAAAAATATTAGACTTGCTGACTTCAAAAAAGTTGTTAGCTCTTTGAAGGATTATGAAGTGTTGAGGGAAAGGACAGCTAGTGGGGAACCTAATCCTGTACAGGTGCATGCATCCACAGGCGTGGATCCTGATGCTGTTGCTGCAGTCCGAAGGCAACGGCTCAGTGAGATTTCATTGTGGTTTAATCCCAATCATTACAGCAATAATGTTCATGCTGTACAAAATAGTGCTGCAGCTTCACAAGCTGCTTCTGAACCGCCTTCGGCTACTGTCCCTGAAGATAATGCCCCTGCTGAAAATCCTGCAACAAAATGGGCTGTTGAAGGCACCGGCATTTTGCTTGCTACTGGATTGCTGACTGTTACCCTGGCCTGGCTCATAGCTCCACGAGTGGGAAAG AAAACGGCTCAAAGTGGTCTTCATATTCTGCTCGGTGGCGTTTGTGCTTTGACAGTTGTGGTCTTCTTCCGATTT TTTGTGCTTACCAGGATCAAGTATGGACCTGCACGGTATTGGGCAATCCTCTTTGTTTTCTGGTTTCTTGTGTTCGGAATCTGGGCTTCAAGGACACATGGGGCTCATGGAGCATGA
- the LOC116201199 gene encoding protein DELAY OF GERMINATION 1-like, whose translation MSMPPSSHILMASAIRNGSSARETFHKFFECWLIEQNQYLQELISASSAAAASTNADHPNHDAILQPLIDRVVRHYDHYYRAKSQCREQDVLSMFSPSWRSSLEDAFLWVGGWRPSMAFHLLYSKSGLQVEAQLADLIRGLSTRDLADLSPNQLSQVDELHRRTISKEKEITEKLAKQQETVADSSMVELSHVVTEMLQSRDIPGTTENDDRVDQQVKSALVSKEEGLEEILKRADNLRLRTIKDILNILSPTQGVHFLIAAAELHLRFHDWGKKHDADAQVHSRR comes from the coding sequence ATGTCCATGCCCCCCAGCAGCCATATACTAATGGCCTCCGCTATTCGGAATGGCTCTTCCGCCCGCGAGACCTTCCACAAATTCTTCGAGTGCTGGCTCATCGAGCAGAACCAGTACCTCCAGGAGCTTATCTCCGCCtcctccgccgccgccgctTCGACAAATGCCGATCATCCCAATCACGATGCCATCCTGCAGCCCCTCATTGACCGGGTAGTCCGGCACTACGACCACTACTACCGCGCCAAGTCCCAGTGCAGGGAGCAGGACGTGCTCTCCATGTTCTCCCCGTCGTGGAGGAGCTCCCTCGAGGATGCATTCCTCTGGGTTGGGGGGTGGCGCCCGAGCATGGCCTTCCACCTGCTCTATTCCAAGTCGGGCCTGCAGGTCGAGGCCCAGCTAGCAGATCTGATTCGGGGGCTGAGCACGCGCGACCTCGCTGACCTCTCCCCGAACCAGCTCTCCCAGGTGGACGAGCTGCACCGAAGGACCATATCCAAGGAGAAGGAGATCACGGAGAAGCTCGCCAAGCAACAGGAGACAGTCGCCGACTCGTCCATGGTGGAGCTATCCCATGTTGTGACTGAGATGCTGCAGAGCCGAGACATCCCAGGGACAACCGAGAATGACGACAGGGTCGACCAGCAGGTCAAGAGCGCGCTCGTGTCCAAGGAGGAAGGGCTAGAGGAGATCCTGAAGAGGGCCGACAACCTAAGGCTGAGGACGATCAAGGACATCCTAAACATCCTCAGCCCAACGCAGGGAGTTCATTTCCTGATAGCTGCCGCCGAGTTACACCTGAGATTTCATGACTGGGGCAAGAAGCACGACGCCGACGCCCAGGTCCATTCCAGAAGATGA
- the LOC116198696 gene encoding protein DOG1-like 3, which produces MQTNIEAMAMPQNSHSILMAPIISNGGSPARESFRRFFECWLVEQNQQLQELISASSSVAFANSNHPDADAILQPLIDRVVRHYEHYYQAKSRCAEQDVLSMFSPSWRSSLEDAFLWIGGWRPSMAFHLLYSKSGHQLEAQLAELIRGLSTGDLADLSPDQLSRVDKLHQRTITEEKKISEKLGKHQETVADSSTVELSHVMSDMLQNRDVPGNRSLDNIEEQIENTLVSKEEGLQKILKKADELRLRTLKDILNILGLTQAVHFLIAAAELHLRFHDWGKKRDDEVPFQ; this is translated from the coding sequence ATGCAGACTAATATAGAGGCCATGGCCATGCCCCAAAACAGCCACAGCATACTAATGGCACCTATCATTAGCAACGGTGGCTCTCCAGCCCGCGAGAGCTTTCGCAGGTTCTTCGAGTGCTGGCTCGTCGAGCAGAACCAGCAACTCCAGGAGCTCATCTCCGCCTCCTCCTCAGTCGCTTTCGCCAACTCAAACCATCCCGATGCCGATGCCATCCTGCAGCCGCTCATCGACCGCGTAGTCCGGCACTATGAGCATTACTACCAAGCCAAGTCCCGGTGCGCCGAACAGGATGTTCTCTCTATGTTCTCCCCGTCGTGGAGGAGCTCCCTTGAGGACGCGTTCCTCTGGATCGGGGGTTGGCGCCCCAGCATGGCCTTCCACCTGCTCTACTCCAAGTCGGGCCACCAGCTTGAGGCCCAGCTCGCGGAGCTGATCCGGGGGCTGAGCACCGGCGACCTCGCCGACCTCTCCCCTGACCAGCTCTCCCGGGTGGACAAGCTGCACCAGAGGACCATAACCGAGGAGAAGAAAATCTCTGAAAAGCTCGGGAAGCACCAGGAGACAGTCGCGGACTCGTCCACGGTGGAGCTGTCCCACGTTATGTCTGATATGCTGCAGAACAGGGACGTCCCGGGGAACAGGAGCCTTGACAATATCGAGGAGCAGATCGAGAACACGCTCGTGTCCAAGGAGGAAGGGCTCCAGAAGATCCTGAAGAAGGCCGATGAGCTGAGGCTGCGTACGCTCAAGGATATCCTTAACATTCTCGGCCTGACGCAGGCAGTCCATTTCCTGATTGCTGCTGCCGAGCTGCACCTGAGATTTCACGACTGGGGCAAGAAGCGCGACGACGAGGTCCCTTTCCAGTAG